The Actinomycetota bacterium region GCCAGCTCGCTCGGCACCGCAGCCATCCAGCTCGGCGCGGCCGCCGGCGCCCACGTGATCGCCGTCGCCGGCGGGCGCGAGAAGGGCGAGCTGTGTCGGAAGCTCGGCGCCGAGCTCGCCATCGACCACCTGTCCGACGACATCTTCGAGCAGGTGATGGCCCACACCGACGAGCGCGGAGCCGACGTGGTGTGCGACCTCGTCGGGGGCCCGGGTACCGAGACCATCTGGACCTGCGTCGCCTACGAAGGCCGCTACCTCCCGGTCGGGTTCAACGACGACCCCGAGTCCGGGTTCACCGGAAGGCCGTTGCGCAAGGTGTCGATGGGCAACTTCTCCGTGGTCGGCGTGCTGCTCGCCTACATGCCGGCGTCGCTCGGCATGCGGCAGTTCGGCGTCGTACCGACGCCGCCCGAGCGCGGAGAAGAGGTGCACGCCGCCTTGGGCAAGCTCGTCGCAGAAGGTGCCATCCGTCCGTTCATCGGGCGGCGCATCAGCCTCGGGCAGGTCGCCGCCGCGCTCGAGG contains the following coding sequences:
- a CDS encoding zinc-binding dehydrogenase — translated: MRAVRVVRHGRPTEVIEVQDIPVPDVEPGGVRVAVSAAAVNFGDIARCRGGIASVMAQPPFTLGMDVCGVVDAAGAGAEEWIGRRVVAMCALSFGGMADAALAPVSSVFDAPSELDDIEAAAFLLPFHTTYLALHLRAKLQPGETLLVVGGASSLGTAAIQLGAAAGAHVIAVAGGREKGELCRKLGAELAIDHLSDDIFEQVMAHTDERGADVVCDLVGGPGTETIWTCVAYEGRYLPVGFNDDPESGFTGRPLRKVSMGNFSVVGVLLAYMPASLGMRQFGVVPTPPERGEEVHAALGKLVAEGAIRPFIGRRISLGQVAAALEDHEQRRTRGRTVVDLSLPA